A part of Limibacillus halophilus genomic DNA contains:
- a CDS encoding isopenicillin N synthase family dioxygenase yields the protein MSAAAFDTIPQVDISPLFGRPSAARDVVDRAIDRACREIGFLVVTGLPDEALLSPERRASLLRLFSIPPDAQRRLWRRKFAPEARTLYRGYFPLQRGVAAYKEGIDLGPDPAPAKRHPLIEENPWPTEDDLPGWRADVLAYRKAMEGVGTALLQSLARALGLAEDHFAQAFDQGNGTLRLLHYPPRSAESYIGLDRPYRDHQGARYPIMTREHSDSGCLTLLAQLDQPGLQAENGAGQWIDVPCLPDSLAINLGDLMERWSAGRYRATRHRVLALQGGSRYSLPFFFEPAVDAVIEPLPGTGSEAYPAVVYGDYLIEKVKAFPEFSDFLA from the coding sequence ATGTCAGCCGCAGCCTTCGACACGATTCCCCAAGTGGACATTTCGCCACTCTTTGGGCGCCCAAGCGCCGCGCGCGATGTCGTTGACCGGGCCATCGACCGGGCCTGCCGGGAGATCGGGTTTCTTGTTGTTACGGGTTTGCCGGACGAGGCCCTGCTTTCCCCGGAACGCCGGGCGTCCCTGCTGCGGCTCTTTTCGATCCCGCCGGACGCGCAACGGCGACTCTGGCGACGCAAGTTCGCGCCCGAGGCCCGAACGCTCTATAGAGGGTACTTCCCGTTGCAGAGAGGCGTTGCCGCCTACAAGGAGGGAATCGACCTCGGTCCTGACCCGGCACCCGCTAAGCGACACCCCTTGATTGAGGAAAACCCCTGGCCGACCGAGGACGACCTACCGGGCTGGCGCGCCGATGTTCTCGCCTATCGCAAGGCCATGGAGGGGGTCGGGACAGCCCTGCTGCAGTCCCTCGCCCGGGCTTTGGGTCTGGCCGAGGACCACTTCGCCCAGGCCTTCGACCAAGGAAACGGGACCTTGCGTCTGTTGCACTATCCGCCGCGCAGTGCGGAATCCTACATCGGACTAGACCGGCCTTACCGCGACCATCAGGGCGCCCGCTATCCCATCATGACACGGGAGCACAGTGATTCCGGTTGCTTGACCCTGTTGGCCCAACTGGACCAACCGGGACTGCAGGCGGAGAATGGCGCGGGCCAGTGGATTGATGTCCCCTGTTTGCCGGACAGCCTGGCGATCAACCTGGGTGACCTGATGGAACGCTGGAGCGCCGGCCGCTACCGCGCTACCCGCCATCGGGTCCTGGCGCTTCAAGGCGGTTCTCGTTACTCGTTGCCCTTCTTCTTCGAACCAGCGGTCGATGCCGTGATCGAACCCTTGCCCGGCACCGGAAGCGAAGCCTATCCGGCAGTCGTCTATGGCGACTACCTGATCGAAAAGGTCAAAGCCTTTCCCGAGTTTTCGGATTTCCTGGCCTAG
- the trxA gene encoding thioredoxin, with product MNSTTPGSESREKGIATMEEIIGSAGPATNGTGPGNVIKDISEKDFMAEVIEASMQRPIIVDFWAPWCGPCKQLTPALEKLVTQAGGKVMLAKVNVDENQGIAQQLRVQSIPTVYAFYQGRPLDGFQGALPESQLRQFIQQVLEAAGGGDDENSIEALLEQADELMRQGQPEAAASLYAQVLEQDAENAKALSGVIRAYIGAGEMEAARAVFDELSEALKLQSDIQGALAALELAEQADGAAANLADLQAKIAQDANDHQARFDLAMALNATGQREEAADALLEVIRRQRAWNDEAARKQLVQFFEAWGPTDPVTVQARKKLSSLLFS from the coding sequence ATGAACAGCACAACGCCCGGATCAGAAAGTCGGGAAAAGGGTATCGCCACAATGGAAGAGATTATCGGCAGCGCCGGTCCTGCGACCAATGGAACGGGTCCAGGCAATGTCATCAAGGACATCAGCGAAAAGGATTTCATGGCCGAAGTCATCGAAGCATCGATGCAGCGGCCAATCATCGTTGATTTCTGGGCCCCGTGGTGCGGTCCTTGCAAACAGCTAACCCCCGCGCTGGAGAAGCTGGTTACGCAAGCCGGTGGAAAGGTCATGCTTGCCAAGGTCAATGTCGATGAGAACCAGGGCATTGCCCAACAGCTCCGAGTCCAGTCGATCCCGACGGTCTATGCCTTCTACCAGGGCCGCCCCCTGGATGGATTCCAAGGCGCCCTGCCCGAAAGCCAGCTTCGCCAGTTCATCCAGCAGGTCCTCGAGGCCGCTGGCGGCGGGGATGACGAAAACTCCATCGAGGCGCTCCTTGAACAGGCCGACGAGTTGATGCGACAGGGCCAACCGGAAGCCGCCGCTTCACTCTACGCCCAGGTGCTGGAACAGGACGCGGAGAACGCCAAGGCGTTATCCGGTGTTATCCGCGCCTACATCGGCGCCGGCGAGATGGAGGCGGCTAGGGCGGTCTTCGACGAGCTCAGCGAAGCCTTGAAGTTGCAGAGCGATATTCAGGGCGCTTTGGCCGCGCTCGAACTTGCCGAGCAGGCCGACGGTGCCGCCGCCAATCTGGCTGATCTCCAGGCCAAGATCGCACAGGATGCGAACGATCATCAGGCGCGCTTCGATCTCGCCATGGCCCTGAACGCCACGGGTCAGCGTGAAGAAGCCGCGGACGCGCTGTTGGAAGTCATCCGGCGCCAACGCGCCTGGAACGACGAAGCAGCCCGCAAGCAGCTGGTGCAGTTCTTCGAGGCCTGGGGTCCGACCGACCCGGTGACCGTTCAGGCTCGTAAAAAACTGTCGTCCCTGCTTTTCTCGTGA
- a CDS encoding ammonium transporter — protein MTRTLIRKSLSIAGLAALGGVLLVSPAAAEVSEEVTYVFNTTLFLIGGFLVMWMAAGFAMLEAGLVRTKNVAMQSLKNITLYSIACLTYMLIGYNLMYPGDAWMSQGWLGAFSVTSLPGHEGEDITYASVGSDFFFQLVFCATTASIVSGTLAERIKLWPFLAFTVLLTAFIYPIQGSWKWGGGWLDALGFNDFAGSTIVHSAGGWAALIGAVILGARKGKYGADGRIHPMPGSNLTLATLGTFILWLGWFGFNGASQLALGSLGDASDVARIFANTNTAAAGGAITALILTQVIYKKADLTMVLNGALAGLVSITAEPLTPTLVESMMIGAVGGVIVVFVVPLLDKIRIDDVVGAIPVHLCAGIWGTLAVPLTNGDASFSAQIIGILAIGIFVSVASAIFWLLIKTFIGLRVSEEEEDMGLDKAELGMEAYPEFGRGSQTF, from the coding sequence ATGACACGCACCTTAATCAGGAAATCCCTCTCCATCGCAGGTCTTGCTGCCTTGGGTGGGGTCTTGCTCGTATCTCCGGCCGCCGCCGAGGTTTCCGAGGAAGTCACCTACGTTTTCAACACCACACTGTTTCTGATCGGCGGCTTCCTGGTTATGTGGATGGCTGCCGGCTTCGCCATGCTGGAAGCGGGCCTGGTCCGCACGAAGAACGTGGCCATGCAGAGCCTGAAGAACATCACGCTCTACTCCATAGCTTGCCTGACCTACATGCTGATCGGCTACAACCTCATGTATCCGGGCGACGCCTGGATGAGTCAGGGCTGGCTGGGCGCCTTTAGTGTCACGTCGCTGCCGGGCCACGAAGGCGAAGACATCACTTATGCTTCCGTCGGCTCGGATTTCTTCTTCCAGTTGGTTTTCTGCGCAACCACGGCCTCCATTGTTTCCGGCACGCTGGCCGAGCGCATCAAGCTGTGGCCTTTCCTAGCCTTCACGGTGCTGCTGACCGCCTTTATCTACCCGATCCAGGGTTCCTGGAAATGGGGCGGCGGTTGGCTCGATGCGCTGGGCTTCAACGATTTCGCGGGCTCAACCATCGTGCACTCCGCCGGCGGCTGGGCGGCCCTGATCGGCGCCGTGATCTTGGGTGCGCGCAAGGGCAAATACGGCGCCGATGGGCGCATACACCCGATGCCGGGCTCCAACCTGACTCTGGCGACCTTGGGTACCTTCATCCTCTGGCTCGGCTGGTTCGGGTTCAATGGCGCCTCACAGCTTGCCCTGGGATCCCTGGGTGACGCTTCCGACGTAGCGCGCATCTTCGCCAACACCAACACTGCGGCCGCCGGCGGCGCGATCACAGCGTTGATCCTGACCCAAGTCATCTACAAGAAGGCGGATCTGACGATGGTCCTGAACGGGGCGCTTGCTGGCTTGGTTTCGATCACCGCGGAACCGCTGACTCCAACGCTGGTCGAATCCATGATGATTGGCGCGGTGGGCGGCGTCATCGTGGTGTTCGTTGTCCCCCTTCTCGACAAGATCCGGATTGACGATGTCGTCGGTGCGATTCCGGTACACCTCTGCGCCGGTATCTGGGGCACGTTGGCCGTTCCTCTCACCAATGGCGATGCTTCATTCAGCGCCCAGATCATCGGCATTCTGGCCATCGGCATCTTCGTCTCGGTTGCTAGCGCAATCTTCTGGCTCCTTATCAAAACCTTCATTGGTCTGCGCGTGAGCGAAGAAGAAGAAGACATGGGGCTCGACAAGGCCGAACTGGGCATGGAGGCCTACCCCGAGTTCGGGCGCGGCTCCCAAACCTTCTAA
- a CDS encoding prolyl-tRNA synthetase associated domain-containing protein gives MSEIDAILEDGHPPLTPEQLLERLAAMNVAQTTVEHAPVFTVEEAQALRGNLPGAHIKNLFLRNKKGAMWLVTCLEDRTIDLKALGERLQAGRFSFGSAERLMRFLGVRPGAVTPLAVINDRTSAVTMVLDRAVLEGEIVNAHPLVNHMTTAIAPQDLLRFLEAVGHPPQLLDFEGSATE, from the coding sequence ATGAGCGAGATTGACGCAATACTTGAAGACGGCCATCCGCCGCTAACGCCCGAACAGTTGCTGGAGCGCTTGGCTGCCATGAACGTCGCGCAAACGACCGTCGAGCATGCCCCGGTATTCACCGTCGAGGAAGCCCAAGCGCTGCGCGGCAACCTGCCGGGCGCGCATATCAAAAATTTGTTCCTGCGCAATAAGAAAGGCGCGATGTGGCTGGTTACCTGCCTGGAAGATCGAACCATCGACCTGAAGGCCTTGGGCGAACGACTCCAAGCGGGTCGTTTTTCCTTCGGCAGCGCGGAACGCCTGATGCGGTTCCTCGGCGTGCGTCCCGGCGCCGTGACGCCGTTGGCGGTGATCAATGATCGAACCTCTGCCGTCACCATGGTCTTGGATCGAGCGGTTCTTGAAGGGGAAATTGTCAATGCGCACCCGCTGGTCAATCATATGACGACCGCGATAGCGCCGCAGGATTTGTTGCGGTTTCTGGAAGCCGTGGGGCACCCGCCCCAGCTCCTGGATTTTGAAGGGTCAGCGACGGAATAG
- a CDS encoding aminotransferase class IV has protein sequence MKEKGVVEQTVVSLNGRIEQPGAASVAISSPAVAFGLSVFETLRGYRQTAAGSEGIALFRVGDHLKRLARSAEMMRFPPLPPESQMSRWLVEAAQALGGNEDCHLRITALLSGEHGRLLDDSPVAIAIVAARRPEPDLGSRVRRCHLSPWVRISRQVMPPLIKCAPNYHNSRLALLTARESGFDGAVMLNAAGNVAEGPVANLFLIREGRLVTPDLESDILDGITRDSLLSIAARDLNLACEERPVDVATLCTADEAFFSSTGAGIEPISSLDGKPLSAGAPGPVTRLLADRYGDVCRGAVQDWGCWLTSVNSPGV, from the coding sequence ATGAAAGAGAAGGGCGTAGTGGAGCAGACGGTTGTCTCCCTAAACGGTCGCATTGAGCAGCCGGGCGCCGCTTCTGTTGCGATCTCCTCGCCGGCGGTCGCCTTCGGTCTGTCGGTCTTCGAGACGTTGCGTGGCTACCGACAAACGGCCGCCGGATCGGAGGGCATCGCGCTGTTTCGGGTTGGTGACCATCTGAAACGCCTTGCTCGCTCGGCGGAGATGATGCGCTTTCCGCCATTGCCACCGGAATCGCAGATGTCGCGATGGTTGGTCGAGGCAGCCCAGGCGCTTGGTGGAAACGAGGACTGCCATCTGCGGATCACGGCCCTCTTGTCCGGCGAGCATGGGCGCCTTCTTGATGACAGTCCGGTAGCGATCGCCATCGTCGCTGCCCGCCGTCCCGAACCCGACCTCGGTTCCCGGGTGCGGCGCTGCCACCTGAGCCCTTGGGTCCGTATCTCGCGCCAAGTCATGCCGCCGCTTATCAAGTGCGCTCCCAACTATCATAATAGCCGCCTGGCTCTTCTCACGGCCCGCGAGTCTGGCTTCGACGGTGCGGTGATGTTGAACGCGGCAGGCAATGTCGCCGAAGGGCCGGTCGCCAATCTCTTCCTGATCCGGGAAGGTCGTTTGGTGACGCCCGATCTGGAGAGCGACATCCTTGACGGCATCACCCGCGACAGCTTGCTGTCCATCGCGGCGAGGGACCTGAATTTAGCCTGCGAAGAGCGCCCGGTCGACGTCGCGACGTTGTGCACGGCCGACGAAGCTTTTTTCAGCAGTACCGGCGCGGGTATCGAGCCCATCAGCAGTCTTGACGGAAAACCACTCTCGGCAGGCGCGCCGGGTCCGGTGACGAGGTTGCTGGCGGATCGCTACGGTGACGTTTGCCGCGGCGCCGTTCAGGATTGGGGTTGTTGGCTGACGTCGGTCAATTCACCGGGGGTCTGA
- a CDS encoding M24 family metallopeptidase yields MAPDTIIPAGAARSLSSRSISTHLAARTAPPTLSDCEGQVDMKRLRAYRLDRLRAQLRAHDVAGIVLYDPINIRYATGSRNMAVWTLHNASRYCFVPTEGPIVLFEFHNGEHLSEGLETIAEVRPAQAWYFFGAGPRMNEKAAIWAAEIADLVKATGGGNRRLAADHCDIAGIRALEVHGIEICDGQAICELARCIKSADEIALMNHSISVCEAGMAKMREELKPGMTENELWAHLHHVNIARGGEWIETRLLASGGRTNPWFHECSDRIIRAGELVAFDTDLIGPFGYCSDLSRTYYCGHGKPSGEQQELYRLAHEQIETNMQLIRPGISFRELAETAFKLPDRYLPGRYSVIFHGVGFCDEYPHCAYLEDIDAHGYDGVLEAGMTICVESYIGAEGGNEGVKLEDQVLITASGVERLSTFPYEEALLGREI; encoded by the coding sequence ATGGCGCCAGATACGATCATACCGGCGGGTGCGGCCCGCAGTCTTTCATCTCGTAGCATCTCGACGCATCTGGCCGCCCGCACGGCGCCGCCAACCCTCAGCGACTGCGAAGGGCAGGTCGACATGAAGCGCCTGCGCGCCTATCGCCTCGACCGTTTGAGGGCTCAGCTTCGCGCCCACGACGTGGCGGGCATCGTGCTCTATGACCCGATCAACATCCGCTATGCCACCGGCAGCCGCAACATGGCGGTCTGGACCCTGCACAATGCGTCGCGCTACTGCTTCGTGCCCACCGAAGGCCCGATCGTGCTGTTCGAGTTCCACAACGGCGAGCATCTGTCGGAAGGCCTGGAAACCATCGCCGAAGTGCGGCCCGCCCAAGCTTGGTACTTCTTCGGCGCCGGCCCCCGCATGAACGAGAAGGCCGCCATCTGGGCCGCCGAGATTGCCGATCTGGTGAAGGCGACCGGCGGCGGCAACAGGCGTTTGGCGGCAGACCACTGCGACATCGCGGGGATCCGCGCGCTGGAAGTTCACGGCATCGAAATCTGTGACGGCCAGGCAATTTGCGAACTGGCGCGCTGCATCAAGTCAGCGGATGAGATTGCGTTGATGAACCATTCTATTTCGGTCTGCGAGGCCGGGATGGCAAAGATGCGCGAGGAACTCAAGCCCGGCATGACCGAGAACGAGCTTTGGGCACATCTGCATCACGTCAATATCGCGCGCGGCGGAGAGTGGATCGAGACCCGCCTTCTGGCCTCGGGAGGCCGGACCAACCCCTGGTTCCACGAGTGCTCCGACCGGATCATTCGCGCAGGTGAGCTGGTCGCTTTCGACACCGATTTGATCGGCCCCTTCGGTTACTGCTCCGACCTATCGCGCACCTACTACTGCGGCCACGGCAAGCCGAGCGGCGAACAGCAAGAGCTATACCGCCTGGCCCATGAACAGATTGAGACGAACATGCAGCTCATCCGGCCCGGTATTTCGTTTCGTGAACTAGCCGAGACCGCCTTCAAGCTGCCGGATCGTTATCTGCCAGGCCGCTACTCCGTAATCTTTCATGGCGTCGGCTTCTGTGACGAGTATCCGCACTGTGCCTATCTGGAGGATATCGACGCCCACGGTTACGACGGCGTCCTGGAGGCCGGCATGACCATCTGCGTGGAAAGCTACATCGGCGCTGAGGGCGGCAACGAGGGCGTAAAGCTGGAAGATCAGGTCCTGATAACGGCAAGCGGCGTCGAGCGTCTCTCCACCTTCCCGTATGAGGAAGCCTTGCTGGGCCGGGAGATTTAG
- a CDS encoding aminotransferase class I/II-fold pyridoxal phosphate-dependent enzyme — protein MTSFAAAGRSALGSFHPFLRLERLLRDHPAGDHGLPGVKGPIQLQVGDPKNAPPAFLQECLQKNAAGWGSYPPPRGTADYREAAADWLTNRFALPANFIDPDRNILPVPGTREGLFFTIMMAIPGPGEGEKRKVLLPSPFFHVYAGATAAAGGEPVFVPARAETGFMPDYAALPKEVLEKAALAILCSPSNPQGAIADAAQMRDVITLARQHDFLAIFDECYSEIYLDQPPLGALQSAAEFGSLDNLVVFHSLSKRSSAPGLRCGFVAGDARWIDRVDGAMRFGGAGVPLPALAAGASLWRDEVHVERNRDYYRESFVMAERLLGNRLGYRRPGGGFFLWLDVGDGEAATVKLWKEAGIRVLPGAYMSAEDERGDNPGAPYIRVALVYDAAFNEAALRLLLDTLEV, from the coding sequence ATGACATCTTTTGCGGCTGCAGGTAGGAGCGCCCTCGGCAGCTTCCATCCGTTCTTGCGGTTGGAACGCCTGTTGCGCGACCACCCTGCCGGCGACCACGGGCTCCCGGGCGTCAAGGGACCGATACAGCTACAAGTCGGCGACCCCAAGAATGCGCCGCCGGCATTCCTGCAGGAGTGCCTGCAAAAAAACGCGGCGGGCTGGGGCTCCTATCCGCCGCCGCGCGGTACGGCCGACTATAGGGAAGCTGCAGCGGACTGGCTGACCAACCGCTTTGCCCTGCCGGCCAATTTCATCGATCCGGACCGCAACATCCTGCCTGTCCCGGGCACCCGCGAAGGCCTGTTTTTCACGATCATGATGGCGATTCCCGGCCCCGGCGAAGGCGAAAAGCGAAAGGTTCTTTTGCCCAGTCCCTTCTTTCACGTCTACGCCGGCGCCACGGCGGCGGCTGGAGGCGAGCCTGTTTTTGTTCCTGCGCGGGCTGAAACCGGGTTCATGCCCGACTACGCCGCCTTGCCCAAGGAGGTGTTGGAGAAGGCGGCGCTGGCAATCCTTTGCTCGCCGTCCAACCCACAAGGCGCGATTGCCGATGCAGCGCAGATGCGCGACGTCATCACCCTGGCCCGGCAGCATGATTTCCTCGCCATATTCGACGAGTGCTACTCTGAAATTTATCTGGACCAACCGCCGCTAGGCGCGCTCCAATCGGCTGCCGAGTTTGGCTCACTCGACAATCTGGTGGTGTTCCACTCCCTTTCGAAGCGTTCCAGCGCGCCGGGTCTGCGATGCGGTTTCGTTGCAGGAGATGCGCGCTGGATCGACCGGGTGGATGGTGCAATGCGCTTTGGCGGTGCAGGCGTCCCCTTACCGGCACTGGCAGCCGGGGCCAGCCTGTGGCGCGACGAGGTGCACGTGGAGCGCAATCGTGACTATTACCGCGAGAGCTTTGTCATGGCCGAGCGTTTGCTCGGCAATCGATTAGGTTATCGGCGCCCAGGAGGCGGCTTTTTCCTTTGGCTCGACGTCGGGGACGGAGAAGCCGCAACGGTGAAGCTTTGGAAGGAGGCCGGTATTCGGGTCCTTCCCGGCGCCTACATGAGTGCGGAGGACGAACGGGGAGATAACCCCGGAGCGCCATATATCCGCGTAGCCCTGGTCTATGATGCGGCCTTCAACGAAGCCGCTCTACGCCTATTGCTGGACACCTTGGAAGTATGA
- a CDS encoding gamma-butyrobetaine hydroxylase-like domain-containing protein produces MSNDAASSDGTWESNHWPTEISYAKATKHLKITFDNGVTFDYPAELLRVESPSAEVQGHGPSQKKTVPGRRHVGIMAIEPVGNYAVRLRFDDLHDTGIFSWKYLYDLGERQDEIWQAYLADLEKKGLSRDP; encoded by the coding sequence ATGAGCAACGACGCAGCGTCCAGCGACGGAACCTGGGAGAGCAACCACTGGCCGACGGAGATTTCCTACGCCAAGGCAACCAAACACCTGAAGATCACCTTCGATAACGGCGTGACGTTCGACTACCCGGCCGAATTGCTGCGCGTCGAAAGCCCATCGGCGGAGGTCCAGGGCCATGGCCCCTCGCAGAAGAAGACCGTCCCCGGCCGCCGCCACGTCGGCATCATGGCGATCGAGCCGGTCGGCAACTATGCGGTGCGTCTGCGCTTTGACGACCTGCACGACACCGGCATCTTTTCATGGAAGTACCTCTATGATCTTGGCGAGCGGCAAGACGAGATCTGGCAGGCCTACCTGGCCGACCTGGAGAAGAAGGGCCTCAGCCGCGACCCTTGA
- a CDS encoding UbiH/UbiF/VisC/COQ6 family ubiquinone biosynthesis hydroxylase, which yields MKKNPNLECDVLIIGGGLVGLTLGHALAGAGLSAVVLDRADPAKMQDNTFDGRASAIARGTKQMLQVLDLWGAMAPAAAPILDIRVSDARVGEQPSPLFLHYDHREVGDQPLGYIVENRAIRRGLFGALPREGMTLLAPCTLESLERGAHAVEATLGDGRRVTARLAVSAEGRNARLRDEARIEVTRWDYPQSGIVCTVEHSLPHEGVAHENFLPSGPFAMLPLTDDAAGNHRSSIVWTEKRSLVDHLMALPEADFSKEIARRFGDSLGTLKAVGPRWSYPLSLLLADRYIDNRLALVGDAAHGIHPIAGQGLNLGLRDVAALSEVLVDAARLGLDVGSATVLERYPQWRHFDGLALVAVTDALNRLFSNDIAPVRLARDLGLAAVQRIPPLKRLFMRHAMGLEGDLPRLIKGQPL from the coding sequence ATGAAGAAGAACCCAAATCTTGAGTGTGATGTATTGATCATCGGCGGCGGGTTGGTCGGCCTGACGCTTGGTCATGCTTTGGCGGGCGCGGGATTATCCGCCGTTGTGTTGGACCGCGCCGATCCGGCAAAAATGCAGGACAACACCTTTGACGGCCGGGCTAGTGCCATTGCCAGGGGCACGAAGCAGATGCTGCAGGTGTTGGATCTTTGGGGCGCGATGGCGCCGGCGGCGGCGCCCATCCTGGATATTCGGGTTTCCGATGCGCGGGTGGGCGAGCAGCCGTCGCCGCTTTTCCTGCACTATGATCATCGGGAGGTTGGCGATCAGCCGCTTGGCTACATCGTCGAAAATAGAGCGATCCGTCGCGGGCTCTTCGGCGCATTGCCGCGCGAAGGGATGACACTGCTTGCTCCCTGCACGCTGGAAAGCCTGGAGCGTGGTGCACATGCCGTGGAGGCGACGCTGGGTGACGGCCGTCGGGTCACCGCTCGTCTGGCGGTTTCAGCCGAAGGCCGCAACGCGCGTTTGCGCGACGAGGCGCGTATCGAGGTAACACGCTGGGATTATCCCCAGAGTGGCATCGTCTGTACGGTCGAGCACAGCCTGCCGCACGAGGGCGTGGCGCACGAAAACTTCCTGCCTTCCGGTCCTTTCGCGATGCTGCCGTTGACAGACGACGCCGCGGGCAACCACCGCTCCTCCATCGTCTGGACGGAGAAGCGCAGTCTGGTCGACCATCTGATGGCTTTACCCGAAGCCGACTTTTCAAAAGAGATCGCCCGTCGTTTCGGTGATAGCCTGGGGACCCTCAAGGCGGTCGGCCCGCGCTGGTCTTATCCACTCTCTCTGCTGCTGGCGGACCGATACATCGATAATCGACTGGCTTTGGTTGGTGACGCCGCCCACGGGATTCACCCGATTGCCGGTCAGGGACTCAATCTGGGGCTGCGTGATGTCGCTGCCTTGTCCGAAGTGCTGGTGGATGCGGCGCGCCTTGGACTTGACGTCGGTTCGGCAACTGTTCTGGAACGCTATCCGCAATGGCGGCACTTCGATGGTCTGGCGCTGGTTGCCGTCACCGATGCGCTCAATCGTTTATTTTCCAACGATATTGCCCCGGTTCGCCTAGCCCGTGATCTGGGGCTGGCGGCGGTTCAGCGAATTCCGCCGCTCAAACGTCTCTTCATGCGTCACGCCATGGGCCTGGAAGGCGATTTGCCGCGATTGATCAAGGGCCAACCCTTGTAG
- a CDS encoding LON peptidase substrate-binding domain-containing protein has protein sequence MSENPFDPTFDELPEILPIFPLTGVLLLPRAELPLNIFEPRYLAMVDQALAGRRMIGMIQPSLETKGLQMGSAPCFPLGCVGRIVSFAETEDGRYLITLKGMLRFKVGEELSLERGFRRVRPDYSEFRDDLERPEVLEDFFDRDRLLTALRAYFSVKRIRADWEAIEQAPGERLITSLAMACPFEALEKQALLMAPNLSTRAETLIKLLELDASSAQETQGGAKPRH, from the coding sequence ATGAGCGAAAATCCTTTCGATCCGACCTTCGACGAGTTGCCGGAAATTCTGCCGATCTTTCCGTTGACCGGGGTTCTGCTGTTGCCCCGCGCTGAATTGCCGCTGAACATCTTCGAGCCGCGCTACCTGGCCATGGTCGATCAGGCCTTGGCCGGTCGGCGCATGATCGGGATGATCCAGCCCAGTTTGGAAACAAAGGGACTGCAAATGGGATCGGCCCCCTGCTTTCCCTTGGGCTGCGTCGGTCGTATCGTGTCCTTCGCGGAAACAGAGGACGGCCGCTATCTCATAACCTTGAAGGGCATGCTCCGCTTCAAGGTCGGCGAGGAGTTGTCTTTGGAGAGGGGTTTCCGCCGCGTGCGGCCGGATTACTCCGAGTTCCGCGACGACCTTGAAAGGCCGGAAGTCCTGGAGGACTTTTTTGACCGGGATCGCTTGCTGACGGCCCTGCGCGCCTATTTTAGCGTCAAACGAATCCGAGCGGACTGGGAAGCCATCGAACAGGCGCCGGGCGAGCGTTTGATCACCTCGCTCGCCATGGCTTGTCCTTTCGAGGCATTGGAGAAGCAGGCGCTGCTGATGGCGCCCAACCTCTCGACACGGGCCGAGACCTTGATAAAACTATTGGAGCTGGATGCCTCCAGCGCCCAAGAGACGCAAGGCGGCGCCAAACCAAGGCATTGA
- a CDS encoding P-II family nitrogen regulator has product MKLVMAIIKPFKLDEVREALTGVGVEGLTVSEVKGYGRQKGQTEIYRGAEYAVNFLPKVKIEIAVDDPLVEKVVETIQVAANTGRIGDGKIFVLDLNHAVRIRTGETDSAAL; this is encoded by the coding sequence ATGAAGCTGGTAATGGCCATCATAAAACCCTTCAAACTCGACGAGGTCCGAGAAGCGTTGACAGGCGTCGGGGTCGAGGGTCTGACCGTCAGCGAGGTCAAGGGATACGGCCGTCAGAAGGGGCAAACTGAAATTTACCGCGGCGCCGAATACGCCGTCAATTTCTTGCCGAAAGTGAAAATCGAGATCGCGGTTGATGACCCGCTCGTCGAGAAGGTCGTCGAGACAATCCAAGTTGCCGCCAATACCGGGCGCATTGGTGACGGCAAAATCTTCGTTCTGGATCTGAATCACGCCGTGCGCATTCGCACCGGCGAAACCGATAGCGCGGCTCTTTGA
- a CDS encoding Trm112 family protein, giving the protein MTKVDPKLLELLVCPVTKGPLDYDAAANELVSRQAGLAYPIRNGIPIMLPDEARSLDKET; this is encoded by the coding sequence ATGACAAAGGTCGATCCAAAGCTTTTGGAGCTTCTGGTTTGCCCGGTAACCAAGGGTCCCCTCGACTACGACGCGGCAGCCAATGAACTGGTCAGCCGTCAGGCGGGGCTCGCTTATCCGATTCGCAACGGCATTCCCATCATGCTACCGGACGAAGCACGGTCGCTGGATAAGGAGACTTGA